One genomic region from Quercus robur chromosome 4, dhQueRobu3.1, whole genome shotgun sequence encodes:
- the LOC126720599 gene encoding uncharacterized protein LOC126720599, translating into MYEVTYSHRDGTAVNATAEANIAKMKQLMTDGSQLQGNDIEAGILWQPNDAFGQVVGAERGGRVRGLGFGPTPSGNRARSMDDSTPPPTSIATDQRVIELSTQLEVMKEKCIRYDVLEAQVQLMRRMLTRLYPSFTSMSMDGDSDFAVDIQSPGAQRLSSNDTQ; encoded by the exons ATGTATGAAGTGACGTATTCTCACCGTGATGGTACTGCTGTGAATGCCACTGCGGAAGCAAACATT GCGAAGATGAAACAGCTTATGACAGACGGGTCACAGTTGCAGGGAAACGACATCGAGGCTGGCATACTTTGGCAGCCTAACGATGCATTTGGACAGGTCGTTGGTGCAGAGAGAGGTGGCCGTGTCAGAGGGTTAGGCTTTGGTCCAACCCCCTCTGGCAATCGTGCGAGGTCAATGGATGACAGTACGCCACCTCCAACATCTATTGCAACTGACCAAAGGGTTATAGAGTTGTCTACTCAATTAGAAGTAATGAAGGAGAAATGCATTCGTTATGATGTCCTTGAAGCTCAAGTTCAGTTAATGCGGAGGATGTTGACCCGACTGTACCCATCGTTTACCAGTATGTCTATG GATGGTGATAGTGATTTTGCAGTGGATATCCAGTCTCCTGGTGCTCAGCGCTTATCATCTAATGATACGCAGTAG